The Emcibacter nanhaiensis genome contains the following window.
CAAGCGCCGCACCACCGTCAAGTCCACCAAACACATGGGCCTGATGAACAAAGTGGTCAAAAGCCTGAACCTGCTGAAAAACGAACAGACGGAAAAATACCAGAAAAAGCTGGTCCAGGCCGGTTACAGGGGCAAAGACGCCCTGGTGATTTTCATGTTCTGCAAGCTGGTGCTGCCGCTTCTGGTGGGGGTGATCGCCGTGGTCCTGATTTACGGGCTCGGCCTGTTCGACCTGTCCGCCATGATGAAGGCCTTTGCCTGCATCGGTTCGGTGCTGCTGGCGTCCTATTTCCCGGAAATCATCCTCAAGAATGCCACCGACAAGCGCAATACCGCCATGCAGAAATCCCTGCCCGACTTCCTCGACCTGCTGGTCATTTGTGCGGAAGCCGGCCTGACACTGGACTCCGCCCTGCAGCGTGTGGTCAGGGAACTTGGCAACACCTGCGCGGAACTGGCGGATGAGCTCGGTCTTACTGCTGTGGAACTGGGCTTTCTGCCGGACCGCAAGCAGGCCCTGATGAACCTGTCCGAACGTGTCTCCCTGCCCTCCGTCAAGGCCGTGACCGCGACTCTGATCCAGTCCGAACGCTATGGTACGCCACTGGCTCAGTCGCTCAGGGTTCTGTCCAATGAATTCCGGCACGAACGGATCATGAAGGCCGAGGAGAAGGCCGCACGCCTGCCGGCGACCATGACGATTCCACTGATCCTGTTTATCCTGCCGACCCTGTTTGTGGTGCTGATGGGCCCTGCGACCTGCCAGTTGGCGGACAACCTGGTTTAACCTGAAATAACAACGCAAGGAGAGCTTGTTAGTCAACGGCAATTTGCCAAAGAATGAGGAGCTCCAGATATGAATATGGCGAATGAACTGCGAAAAAGGCGAATGGGATGCCTTTTTGCAAACTTGAAAAAGGACGAAAAGGGGGCGGCCCTGATCGAGGCCGCTTTTGTCCTGCCGACCCTGTTGTTGATGATCATCGGCACCCTTGAAATCGGCGGTGTCATGCTGAGCAACACCCTTCTCGAAGGCGCCATTGCCGATGCCTCCCGACAGGGGATCACCGGCTACACGGTGGACGGCATGACCCGCGAGGAATATATCACCCAGGTCCTGGAGGACAGCACCTTCGGCTTTATCAAACTGGACAATCTGGTGATCACCAACAAAGTCTATGACAGCTTCACGGAAATCGCCACCGCCGAACCCTACACGGATGTGGACGAGGACGGTTCTTACACCAACGGCGTGGACAGCTTTACCGACCTGAACTGCAATAACCACTGGGACTCAGATATCGGGGAAAGCGGTGTGGGCGGCCCCGGCGCCGTTGTGGTTTATACCGCCGAATATGACGCCGATTTCCTGACCGGTTTCTTTGCCCAGGCGATCGGCGATGAAGACGGCAGGATCCGTATCGAGGCCAGCACCGCGGTGAAGAACGAGCCCTATGGCTCCCCCACCGCCGACTGCAGCCCCCAAGTGAAAACCTGAGGAAGGAGACTGTCATGAAAAATGGTACCCTTGTCACGGGACTGTTCAGGCGGCTGTTCCGCAAGCAGGACGGCACGATCCTGATGGAATTTGCCTATACTTTTCCGATCATCCTGATGCTGCTGATTGGCGGTTTTGAAACTTTCCGCATCCTGTTGATCGAACGAAAGGTCAACCAGACGGTAAATGCGGTCTCCAACCTGGTGTCCCAGAATGAAATTCTGCCTGCGGAAATGATTACCGACACCTTCGACGCGGTCGACAATGTGATGGCGCCGTTCGATATCAACAGCGGTGGCCGGGTGATTGTTTCACGGTTCAAGGGCACACCGTCGGGGACACTGATCACTGACCAGTGCATCTCGGGAAACGGCATAATTGCCGAGAGCAAGTTCGGCAACCAGAATGAATATGCCGATCTTGAAAACATTCCGGGCACATTCACCCTGGCTGACGATGAAATCGCCATCGTGGCCGAAGTCTTTTTCAGGTACGAGCCCATGTTTGTGGACCTGAGCTTTATCTTCCCCACCAACCTGTACCAGCAACGGCAGGTCTACCAGATTTCGGTGCATAAACCGCGTTTCGGCGATACCGATTTCACCGAAGGCTGCCCGGCCTGACCGGAAAGCTCGTACTCAAAGTGACGTCACCAGCATGCGGATCGCCATAAAGCCGAGGATAAAGGCGAAGGTGATCCGCAGCTTGTCGTCATCCATCCGGTGGGCAACCCGGACCCCCAGCGGCGTCGCCAGCATGGTGGCGGGAATGACACAGAGAACCGCCATCATATTCACATAGCCCAGGCTATAGGGTGGCAGCCCCTCCGCCGACCAGCCGGTGATCATGAAACCGATCGCCCCCGGCAGGGCGATCAGAAAGCCGATGGCGGCGGAGGTTCCCACGGCCCGGTGAATGCTGTAGCCGAGCTTGCTGAGCACCGGGACGCTGAAGGTGCCGCCGCCGATCCCCATCAGGGCGGAGATGCTGCCGATAAAGAACCCGCTGATGACTTCGAGCACCCGGCCGTCGCCGTTTTTGGACGTCACCTCCCGGCGCACCACCGCCAGCCGGATAGCGACCAGGAGCGCCACCACCCCGAAGATCAGAGACAAGACCTGGCCCCGGAGACTATCCGCCAGGATGGATCCCACCATCACGCCGAGGATCACGGTCGGCGCCATATATTTCAAGAGCTGGAAATGCACCGCCCCCTTGCCGTGATGGGACCGGGCCGAGACGATGGAGGTGGGGACAATAGTCGCCAGCGATGTTCCGACCGCCATATGCATGGTCAGTCCCGGTGCAATGCCGGCCTGTTCGAAAATAAAATGCAGCACCGGCACCAGCACGATCCCGCCGCCAACCCCGAGCATCCCGGCCAGGACACCGGCGAAACCGGACGCCGCGACCAACAACACCACAAAAACCCAGATATTCTCCAACATATTCTCCTCTGCGGCGCGCTCCTCCGCCGGCTCCCGACGTCCCCGACATCTCCGCGGCAAGGCTAGCAGCTGTGCCGGCAGAAATCCCGTCTTTTTTGACAAAATGCGAATTGTCAAAGGCTTTTTTAATCCGATGGTTAATGAATCGTTAATTTTTTAGTTGATTCGGGGATTCATTTAAGAGATGATTCTCCTAGTGATTTGAATCTTATTGGTGAATCTTGTCTGGCAAGAGGGAGAGTGCGGACTCTAGTTTTCTGTAAAAGTCAAACAGTTTCCAAAGGAAACAGGTAATTAGGGTCCGGATTAGATGTCATGAATATAACAGCACGCGAGTTTAAAACATCAGGTGCAGATATGATTTCCCCATCGGAAGCCGTCGACAACAGTCGGTATAATCGGGAGTTCGGGCTGTTTGACTCCGTGTTCCATGAAGTCAGCGACGCGATCCTGATTATCTCCGCCGGCGACCAGTCCACTCCCTCCTACATCGAAGACATCAATCACCAGTTCGAACTGTTTACCGGCTACAGCCTGGAGGATGTGCGCGGCACCGACCTGTCCACCTATTTCGCCGACCATATCCCGGAAAGCAAAATTGAATCCATCACCCGCGCCCTGGAAAGCCGCCAGTCAGCAATCTTTTATTGCCACTGGAAATGCCGCAACGGCGATGTGATCGACGTCAACATGACCGTCCGCCCCATCAGCAGCGACGACGAATGCCCGCGCTTTATCTGCGTGCTCAGGGAAAGCCGCAGCGAGAAGAATGACCGGGACGAGGCGGCGCGGGAAATCAAGCAGAAGCTGCTGGCCGCCATGCATCACAATTTCCGCACCCCGCTCAACGGCATCCTCGGCTATTCCGAGGTCATCATGACGGAAATGCTCGGCCCGATCGGCAAGGACTCCTACCGGGAATATGCCAAGGATATCCACGGCGCCGGCCAGAACCTGCTGTTCCTGATCGACAATCTGCTGGATCTCAAGGAACTGGAAACCACCGAGTTCGAGCTCTGTGAATCCATGTTCGACCTCAGCGACCTGGTCGATGACTGCCTGTCCGCCATGACCGAACCGGCCGCCAAAAAGGATATTACCCTGAAAAAATGCGTCGCCAAAGGGCTTCCGCTCATTCACGGCGACCGGGAGCGGCTGGAAAAAGTCATCTACAGCCTGCTGGAAAATTCCCTGAAATTCACCCCGGCGGGCGGCACCATCTGCCTGTGCGCGTCGCGGGAAAAGGACGGCACCTGCCAGATCACCTGCCAGGACAGCGGCAGCGGCATGACGGCGCAGCAGGTGGCCAAGGCCTTCAGCCATGACTCCCACCTGGCCGATATCTATTCCAACCCCACCACCGGCATCGGCTTCGGCCTCGCCTACGTCAAGAAGCTGATCGAGAAACACGACGGCACCGTCTCCATCGCTTCCAGCCCTGAAAGCGGCACCACCGTCTATGTCCACCTGCCGGCCGAGCGGTTGGTTTAGGTCCTTCTTCTCAGATATTACTTACAGCCCCGGGACATTCAAACCGCCATACTCACTCGACCTCAAATGCCTTCCCAAATCCTCACTTTCCCATATACCGCCCTTCAAATATGCGGAAACACCGAGAACATATCCGTCATGTTGTAAAAACACAGCGTATACACCGGTATCAGAGTAAACTTTTTTACGACTGCACTTACAGCGCCATCCAATCTAATAATGTCTCCAACTTCCATGTTCGATCCTTTGATTTACCAGCGCATTATGTTCCAACGGCCTTCAATCTTGATTTCAGAATCCTTCTAATGGCCCGCAAATGCGAGCGTGGCGCTATGCAGTATATTCAACCTGCTAGCAAAGCCTCGGGCGGAACGCCCCAGTCCCGATACAGCCGTTTCGCCTGGTTCATGGACAGGGGACGCTTGCGGCTCAATATCTCGGACGCCCTTGATTTTCCGATCAGGGCAGCAAAATCCTTCTGCTGATAGCCTCGCTGTTCCATAACGAACTCAATGGCGGTCACTGGGTCGGGATTATCAAGGGGAAACTGCGCTTCTTCATAGGCTATTACCAATGTTGTCAGCAGTTCCAGCTCATCGCCTTCTTCGGTGCCATATTCCGCATCCATCAGCGCGTCAATACGCGCCAGAGCGGCGTCATAATCTTCCTCGGAATGGATCGGTTTGATATCAGCCATGATAGATCTCCACAAAACTCATACTTTTGTCACATCGATCTTGTCGTAGTCGCCATGGGTTCCAATGAATCGAATATAGCCCATACGATAAGGATAATTGAATTTCACCACCAGCCGGTAGCTTCCCCCGCAGATGTCAAAGACAACCCGGTTGTCTGCAACGATACTCGCTTTCGGAAGCTCGTTTTTCACCTCCTGCGGACTACCCCAGTCCGCCCTTTTCACCAGATGCCACCAGGTCTCAAGCTGTCCTTTGGCATCCGGATGCTGTGCCGAAAAATCGACAAGTATCTTCCTGGCGACAATTCTCATAGTTAAAGTTCCCATAATGGGAATAATAAGTCAAGAAAAAGTTCCCATATTGGAAACCTTAGAGCTAATTTGCGTGAGGCTCATAAAAGCCACCACCTAGGTTTTCATGGCCCCAGGCCATCAGGTCCCTGAGGATGCCCTCCAGCGACCGGCCCTTGTCGGTCAACTCGTAACGGTAGCGCACCGGGCGCTCCTGATAAGGCTCGCGCCGCACCAACCCCTGCTCGATCAGTTTTTTCAGCCGGCCTGACAGCAGGTTGGAGGGCGGGCCTTCGGCGCTCGCCTGCAGTTCCTGGAACGTGTGCTTACCATGCCACATCAGGTCGCGGATGATCAGAAGGGTCCATTTATCGCCCAGCAGGTCTAGGGTGCGGGCAACGGAACAGGCGGAGCGAAATTCCGAGTCTGTATTCTTCCTTGGATCAGTCATCTTTTTCCACCATTACTTACGATTTGAATCATTATAGCTTAGTTACTTCACTTTTTAAAGTCTTTGCATTATAAGTCACTTTAATAAATAAAGTAACTAGTCAAAAAAAGGGGATATATCATGATCAACAGCTCCATCCTTGACTGTATCGGCAATACGCCG
Protein-coding sequences here:
- a CDS encoding type II secretion system F family protein; translation: MEQLLPAGITIEDIITAFAGLSAFMVVMAIWSTGIVKDSMHGRLKALQDRRSDLKRGYVAPVKRRTTVKSTKHMGLMNKVVKSLNLLKNEQTEKYQKKLVQAGYRGKDALVIFMFCKLVLPLLVGVIAVVLIYGLGLFDLSAMMKAFACIGSVLLASYFPEIILKNATDKRNTAMQKSLPDFLDLLVICAEAGLTLDSALQRVVRELGNTCAELADELGLTAVELGFLPDRKQALMNLSERVSLPSVKAVTATLIQSERYGTPLAQSLRVLSNEFRHERIMKAEEKAARLPATMTIPLILFILPTLFVVLMGPATCQLADNLV
- a CDS encoding TadE/TadG family type IV pilus assembly protein; translated protein: MKKDEKGAALIEAAFVLPTLLLMIIGTLEIGGVMLSNTLLEGAIADASRQGITGYTVDGMTREEYITQVLEDSTFGFIKLDNLVITNKVYDSFTEIATAEPYTDVDEDGSYTNGVDSFTDLNCNNHWDSDIGESGVGGPGAVVVYTAEYDADFLTGFFAQAIGDEDGRIRIEASTAVKNEPYGSPTADCSPQVKT
- a CDS encoding TadE/TadG family type IV pilus assembly protein codes for the protein MKNGTLVTGLFRRLFRKQDGTILMEFAYTFPIILMLLIGGFETFRILLIERKVNQTVNAVSNLVSQNEILPAEMITDTFDAVDNVMAPFDINSGGRVIVSRFKGTPSGTLITDQCISGNGIIAESKFGNQNEYADLENIPGTFTLADDEIAIVAEVFFRYEPMFVDLSFIFPTNLYQQRQVYQISVHKPRFGDTDFTEGCPA
- a CDS encoding sulfite exporter TauE/SafE family protein; protein product: MLENIWVFVVLLVAASGFAGVLAGMLGVGGGIVLVPVLHFIFEQAGIAPGLTMHMAVGTSLATIVPTSIVSARSHHGKGAVHFQLLKYMAPTVILGVMVGSILADSLRGQVLSLIFGVVALLVAIRLAVVRREVTSKNGDGRVLEVISGFFIGSISALMGIGGGTFSVPVLSKLGYSIHRAVGTSAAIGFLIALPGAIGFMITGWSAEGLPPYSLGYVNMMAVLCVIPATMLATPLGVRVAHRMDDDKLRITFAFILGFMAIRMLVTSL
- a CDS encoding PAS domain-containing sensor histidine kinase, which produces MNITAREFKTSGADMISPSEAVDNSRYNREFGLFDSVFHEVSDAILIISAGDQSTPSYIEDINHQFELFTGYSLEDVRGTDLSTYFADHIPESKIESITRALESRQSAIFYCHWKCRNGDVIDVNMTVRPISSDDECPRFICVLRESRSEKNDRDEAAREIKQKLLAAMHHNFRTPLNGILGYSEVIMTEMLGPIGKDSYREYAKDIHGAGQNLLFLIDNLLDLKELETTEFELCESMFDLSDLVDDCLSAMTEPAAKKDITLKKCVAKGLPLIHGDRERLEKVIYSLLENSLKFTPAGGTICLCASREKDGTCQITCQDSGSGMTAQQVAKAFSHDSHLADIYSNPTTGIGFGLAYVKKLIEKHDGTVSIASSPESGTTVYVHLPAERLV
- a CDS encoding helix-turn-helix domain-containing protein, whose product is MADIKPIHSEEDYDAALARIDALMDAEYGTEEGDELELLTTLVIAYEEAQFPLDNPDPVTAIEFVMEQRGYQQKDFAALIGKSRASEILSRKRPLSMNQAKRLYRDWGVPPEALLAG
- a CDS encoding type II toxin-antitoxin system HigB family toxin — its product is MRIVARKILVDFSAQHPDAKGQLETWWHLVKRADWGSPQEVKNELPKASIVADNRVVFDICGGSYRLVVKFNYPYRMGYIRFIGTHGDYDKIDVTKV
- a CDS encoding winged helix-turn-helix transcriptional regulator; this translates as MTDPRKNTDSEFRSACSVARTLDLLGDKWTLLIIRDLMWHGKHTFQELQASAEGPPSNLLSGRLKKLIEQGLVRREPYQERPVRYRYELTDKGRSLEGILRDLMAWGHENLGGGFYEPHAN